CGGTTTTAACTTACAAATCGAGCGGAGTTTTTTCGACTTCACGCAGTAGACTTGCCGGCTGCCTTCTCCACAAAATCTTTAATGTTGAAAGCATCATTGTTCTTAGTAATGACACCCTGTTCATATAGTAGTTTTATTCATCAGAGACTAACACAACTGAGTAAAAGAATCGAAATTCCAGGTGCGATGTGAGACCTTTTCTGTTATGATACCAGTTATTAGATAGGCAGGGGTTACATCAAAAGCAGGGTTCCAAACCAAGATCCCTGATGCAGCAACTTGCTCACCAAGTCCTCCCTGTGAATGCAATAACTCCTTTGCGGATCTTTCCTCGATGACAATTTCTTCTCCGGAGGAAAGATATAAGTCAATGGAAGTAAGCGGTGCAGCAACATAAAACGGGATGTGATGATGCATTGCACATAAGGCAAGGCTATAGGTTCCAATTTTGTAAGCAGTATCACCTGTAATTCAACAAATGAAATCGGTTAATTTACTTCGTCAAGATATTAAAGGGAAATGCATTGTTAATATCTGTAGAATACCATTTGCTGCTACACGATCTGCTCCAACAATAACAGCACTCACACGACTTTCTTTCATTAATGCAGCAGCAGCAGAATCTGCTATCAGAGTAGCGGGTATTTTGTCATGTACCAGCTCGAAAGCCGTAAGTCGGGATCCCTGTCATCAAAATCAAATGAACATCAGACATGATGAACCATTTCATCATGCAAATAACTTCAACGAAAGGGTTACCTGATTGAAGGGTCGGGTTTCCGTACAATATGCTCTTTCCAGAACTCCCTCAGCATGAAGTGCACGGATGACACCGAGGGCAGTACCGTATCCAGCCGTTGCAAGACTGTAAAGAAAGAGTAAAACACGATCATATGCCAATTCGGCTCTTGTATGAAATCTAATGCCTTTTTGCCAACATTACAAGAGAAACAACAACAGGAGAAAAGACAATCAAACCTTCCGGTGTTGCAGTGCGTCAAAACGGAAAATCTCGGCACAATTTTCTGTTGGTCCCAGAGAAATCTTGACCCATAAGACCCAATTGCTTTATTTGAAGCAACATCATCATCAAGCATTATTTCAGCAGCCTCTATATAAGCCtgtaaatattgaaaataataccTGAaagggtaaaagtaccatggaggcccttcTACTagaagtcagattgcattttgccccctctactcaaaaaatgagcaaattagtctctatatgtTACATCAAAGAGCATActgatcattttgttaaaagttCCATCCATTCCTACTGTCACAATAATCAAGTAGTTACATGTGTAACTATCTGGTTATTCTGACCAATTCTTAATAATAGAAATggataattttttaatagaaagaccaatttactctttgatctaatgtatggATACTGTTTTGCCCATTTTTGAATAGAAGAggtaaaatgcaatccaacttgTACCACAGGGCGTCCATGATACTTTTATAGACCCAAAAGGGATTTATGAGCCTCATATCTCATGTATCTCAAAAGAAACTCTAAGGAACTAAATTCATACAAGTGGATAGCAAATAGCTTGAATTGCTCAAAAGCATAACAATGAATACCCCCACCTGGAAAACACTCTCAGGCATTGTACTAGTAGAAGCAACATTTGATGTAATTTCTATAAGCTTTTTAGCAGCATCAGAAAGATTCACAGCTGTTGGTCGACTGAAAAAGGAGATACAATACAAGTAGACCTGTGAATTCTAACCCGAACCCGAAACAGCCTGAATTCAAAATGATGCGAACAAGCAACTCAAAATATCCGAGCTCAAAGTAACTGAAACCCAAAATGAACTGAAACCGTAATGATTCGATCCTAAAAACCCAAGCCTCAAACCCAGACTCGAAACAAACTAAATCCAGTTAATCAACAAAATGAATCCGAAACAACCCAAATTCAAAATGATGCAAACAAGCAACTCAAAATGACTCGAGCTCGAAGTAACTAAAAGCCAAAATGAATTGAAACTGTAATGACTCAATCTTAAAAACCCGAATTTCAGTTCAATGAAATAAAGAAAACCTTGAGACAAGATATTCCAATTTCAATTCAATGAAAGAAGCAGCTTCCTCAGATGTCCCATTAAAGTCCTTAAAGTTGGCCACTTCTACAGCAAGCGAAAAAGCTGCTGCAATGGCGATAGCAGGCACCCCACGAACCACCATATCCCGGATTGCATTCCTTAAAAACCcatcaaataaaagtaaaaacaccCAAATTCGTTTACATTATTTCAAATCcaattcaaaaagaaacaaagcaaaagACCGATTGGAAGAAACTACTCATTACCATCAATCTGTAGCATCTTGAATATCTAAGTACACTGTTTCCAAAGGGAGTTTTCTCTGTTCAGAAAAAAGATAGATTCCAAGTTCAAAGATCATCAGTTTTATACAGAAAATGAatgggaaaaaagaaagaaaaaaaatctagacCTGGTCGAGTAGCTGAAGGGATCCACGTTTGTAGGAGATAGACCGGAGAGAATTGTGAATTAAAAGATCGTTGCTCGACTTGGAATCGGGCGCCATTGATTTGGGTTCTTTTtgataaagtaaataaataatattttaaggaAATCGCCGGCGGGGGGGGGGGAATATGGAATGATTTATAAGAGGGGCTTTGCCTTTTCGAGCTTTTTTTGCTGCTATTGAACGTTCTTTTTCGTTGTGGCTGCGCCGCGAGAGTGAGACAAGGCACGAGCCGCCACTATGAATCTTGTATAATTGGATTTTGGGTCCCTCCATTAGATTTTTTTTCACAATAAGgtcattttttctttaaattgtgAAGTTAAGTAAGAATGGAAGTCTCGAAAAATACAACGCCGATAAATCTTTACTAAAATGCTTCTATGGTTTGGTTATTGTTTCGAATTTTCCTATATCTAGTGATCATCATCATAGTTGGAATCGGATATCAATTAGGTTCAACATCGGTTTGGATTATAAATCACTCTGAATTAACTAAGTAAGATAAAAAAATCGGTTCAACTAGAGATAAAAttggattttatatttttaaaatttttaataattaaaattacacTTACGATTAAATCAATCGAATTGGTCGCACAAAAAACTAATGAcctaattaattcaataattctAAAAACcaatgaaattattaatatttaataaacttTTTAAATCACCTCCTAAACCAATAGAATATTGATATCCACAATTAATCTTTTATTTAAGATGGTTTCTCTCTCCATCCCGGTAGTGGTttataacataataattatttaataatttaaataaattctcacaaaaagaatttttttgaatttgactAACCGATAAATATGATGATTGACGAAACCATAAAGAAAGTTGAGCAAAAAAATTAGGtccgtttaaaatatgagtcgaaCTTGGACTTGAATATTAAAGGCCTGAGCCCTGATCGACCCGTTTTAAAGTTTATActactttatattatgtttttttatataatatgtaatttaaaacacattaaaaaaataaacctatactaaatatataatactactctaatataaatattaaaataatgttaatataactatataaaaatttaatataaataaaattatataaaattattaaatattaagataaaataaatattttttaaaaaataatatgagtggGTCTAATTATGAACAAGTTTGGATAAAAATTTAGGCCATATTTCGAATTGAACttgaacaaatataaaatatattaacattataTTTTAAGCCCGACTTAACCAATAATCACTTCAAAAATTATCCAATTGTCATactgaaattgatttaaataattcGACCATTTTATGGGCATTATTCCATTTTTGGATGCATATTCTATATAGTTCTTTTCTATCGAAGATGACATTCTTGAAAATCACTAACAGGTCAAGCATGATGACTGAGGAAACTATGGTGGTAGGAGACAAAGTGACGAGAAAAAATTGCGAGAGAAAGAGAGACGGAATGTcttgccaaaaataaaaataaaaattaatcaaatttgtcAATAGGTGCTTGTGTACATGTAGGGCGATAAATGAATCACcgaatatttgtttatttacttttaaacTTCATTGTGTtgttaagaattttaaaatttttatttatatttgtttatttaaaattatatatgtttatattcgtTTGTTTAATGTTAGTAAACAACGAATATGTTCACAACCGTTAAATAAATATGTTCATGAATATATATTAAACATGTTcacaaataatatttatggataataaacaaatgtatatatattatttttaaatataaactaattaaatataaaaattaataattatattatagataaaaaatatagattaaaataattatattaatatatactaatagAACAATAAACACACTTTAAACAAGTATAAATAAACTTATTCGTGAACATATATGAACTGAACTAGCTTTGTTTGCGTTCggtttatttaataaataagccTCAAAatcttatttatgtttatttatttaacttaataaacgaataaaaaataaattgctcGTGATCTGTCaattaaacatatacatatatatatacacatagtaatcattatacttaaatttttaaataatttaaagtaatttatccattatttttcaatagcaattaGAATAAATCTGTAAAACTCATAAAAAGAAGGGTGAGATTTGAACATGAAATCTCAAAGTTCTTAAACCTCTCTCTTATCATTAAGCTAATATCTCGATGCGGGTTAAAAAACACGTAATAAACATATTTAttcaaaagtttatataaaaatgaaatgaagctttggttgaaattataaaattaaaaattttaaattatttgtatctcgAATTTAAATCTTACCATGTGtgagtttttattgattttatatgaaaatataaaaagtcGAAAACACTTTCGTAATAATagaagggtattttagtatttaaatataATACTAGATACTTTAGTATTTTTGTAATgtcattaattaatctaaataattaaCCCGTTAACTACTCATTGGGTTAAAATAcctacaaaattataaaaattgtgaaTGCATTTAAGAGGTCTCTATATTATAGGAACTTAATCTAATTAatccctctattattaaatagatcaatttaatccatttactattaaaaaaaccaaataaagccaaattgaattgcaattaaaaaaaataaacttcaaaCCAAATCTGAACTTATtcgattctttttaatagtataaggactaaattgattcatttaataatagatGGATTGATTTGATCAAATCTTTATAATACAGGGACCTCTTAAAAATTTACCCTATAAAAATAGAGAAagcaaattatattaaattaaaatataacataataaaaaaaatcaaaaccagaCCTATATAGTCACTTTTGTTATAATTTACCCATTGAataaatcatatatcaaataatataaattaaaagatatatatatatatatataaactcctATAACATTCATAcccttaataatttatttcttttaaaaaaattcaacttgGTGGTTAAAAATTCTTACTTTTGGGACTTTTCCGTGACCTCACAGTTTCTTacagataattaaaaaaataaaattaaaaaatctaaaattccaCAAAATTCGGTAATTACAGGCCACCGTTTTCCTTTACCGTCAACGCTGTTATACCGACACGTCCATATATTCCCTCGATCAGCGACAcggtaatttaattttttattttattttattttgttttctctttcccTTATTCTTATTCTCCCTCCTTCATTCttcaattaaaaatcaataaaaaagaaaaaaaatcagatttttggCTTTTTGATGCGCCTCAGGTACTTTTTCTCTCCTCAAGTCGTGTTTAATctaagcttcttcttctttttttttgtgaattcaATAGATGAGAGCCGTTTGATTTTGTGTTTGGATCTGAATCGAGTGGCAATAAATCGTGTAttgcagtttttttttttgcGAGTTTAATTTCGTTTTCTCGTGTTTTGATTTAGCTGATGATCGTGACTTCAACAATtgttgtttgcttttatttattttttttaaattgttattttcATCGTCATTGATTTGATCTAATATGCATGTTGATTGTCAATTTCGGTTTTGAGTTTTTTACGAAATAGAttgtttttagattttaaaattatgactagaAAATAAGGAAATTGACTGGataattaggtttaaattataAACCAAGTAATAAAAACTCTGGTTGTGTTTAGTAATGTCGGTTGTGAGTTAGAATGGGATCTGTTGGCTTCTATATGGGATCTGTTGGCTTCTATTCGTTCTATAGAATCAAAGCTTTTTTTAGCTTAGCTATGTTGAGTTTCTGCACAAATGGAGTTGAAATATCTGTttcttttaagtttaatttttcttttctcatgttttaatttagaTTATGATTGTGACTTCGATAAATGTGTTCTTTAAATTTCATTGTCATTGATTTGATCCAATGTGCTTGAAGATTGTCAATTTCGCTTTGagtttttatgagataaattgtttttgatttttaaaactttttatttggAAATAAGGAATTCGGTGGATAATTAGGTTATGATAATTTAATTGTCAATTATTGCTAAAACTAAAAGATAAAAACCCTGGAGATTGTTCCAATTATGGTGCTTAAACAAATATTTGTTTCTTGTAAGTTCGATTGTTTGCCTTAGAAATGTTTGTATTTAATCCTTTAGATAATGCTGCTATCCCCTAAGAACGGTTTAGAATGTTTCCGGTGCTTTGAAGTCAATTATTTATGCTCAGAAACTTATTTCGGCTTACCCTTTCTGTGAATTGTTATGACTCATTCCATGGATCCTGCCTGCATTATGTTTGCAGCAATAGAATTAGTATAAGATACACTAGAGAGTTTCTGTAATAGCTTCTTTTACGATTGGATGGTTGGTAGTTATTCTGGAAGTATGAagcacatttttattttttgctttcaGCCTTAATTCTTTGTACTCATATCTTACACTTCTGTAGATCGACCTgcaattttgtttctttttttgtttttccttgagGTGACAGCCATCATTGCTTTCTCCTCATAGGAATTGCTTTCTGCTGTTAGTGACATTTCGACATGTCTTACTTTCATGTCTTTATAGGATGAAGGGAACCCCTTACAAAATGAGGTGGAGGGCTAAAGAACTCTCTCTGGCTCTCATTATTCTTGTTTGTACGACTATTTTTATTTTGACATGGGACAGAAGTCCAACACTTACTTCAACCCTGCCATCAAAAAATCAGTTGCAGCTCTCTCCAGGTTAGTTTGAACCTACCTTATTTCGCCACTGTGCTATTTATTAGTTTATCACTTTGTTAATCAGGATAACCCAAGCATCTTTTCCAACTAATTTTCAGTCCTCCCTTGCTTCACAGGCTTGCCCAACTAAGCCCAATATGAAGTTATTTGTCATTCTGCATTCTGTTAATATTCCTGGTTGATGCcatatatgatatatgtatattttttaatgtCAAAGGAgtcaattttttttgtaataaaaagTGCTTTGTCAAAGCTTAGTAACTTTCAGCACAGGGATTGCAACATGGTTTGGCATTCTGCATTGTAAGACAATATTTTTAACAGCATACATTAATGCCaagttgatgaaattttattttcttttgatttttgcaCCTTCTAGAATATAGGGATAAAAGAATTTTCTGGATAGAAGTACTGTTACTCACAATAGGTTTCCTTCCTCTCATAATATCTGGTGCAGATATTAAAACTGTACCAGTAGATCCCAAAACACATGTGAAAGAAGATATTTCTACATTGACACGGAGTGAAACAGTAAATAACAAAGAGGGACAACATGTGGATAAGACACGTTCTACCAATACTGCCAAAAGTTCTTCAGACTTTGAAGAAGTTACCATTCAGAAGAAAGGTGATCTGCTTTTCTATCTGTCTCAAGAATAAAGACAGTTTTCGAATGTTTCCGTGGCTAATCTTTTAGAATAACTTGTTATGCTAAATCTTGTTTTTGGTTGGTATTCCAATACTTTCATCGACACAAATTGATGTTTGAGGCTTATAATTACCAATGTCAATGGTACATATTTTAATAGAGCTCTCTTATTATGACGAGCATTTGTATGGTTAGATGAGACATTTTCATTGTTATAGATGTTCTAATGATTTCCTGCTTCATATCTTTCTGGTTGTGAATTCATTAATGATTGGAGCGAGATTTCCTATTCTATTTTCTTGCGGTCTAATGTTTTCAGAAATGGTTTTGTGCTCTCCAGCACACTTTTCCTTGTTTTAAAATGAGCTGCAGCCAGTTTCTtcattttatactttattagTCATGGTATTTTGGGGGTTCCCCTTATAATTTGTTATGGTGGTGCAGAAGCAGCAGCAAAACACAAACACAGTCCCAAAAGAGAAGAAACTAATGTTATTGAAAGTGGATCAGACTCAAAACTGATAGCAGAAACAAACAATGTAATTTTAAGAGGAAACACTTcagaacaagaagaaaaaagtATGGAACATCAAGGTAAAATATTTCCTATACATGATATGAGTTTACATTTGGAAATTGCAGAGAAGAAACTCTGCTTATAGTGTTTTGTTGTTATATACATTATGCTTCCGGAATGCATTTATCAACATGATTTGAGAAGACCACGTCTGATCAATCTTTGTTGATCGATATCTTGTAAGCAATGATGGATATCTCAAAAAAGAGTTATTCCTTTTGTTTCTGCCACCTCTTCCAAACCTCACATATAGGTCTTGCATTCTATTACATGCTTTGATAATATCAACCATTCCTTGCAACAATTTGTATTGTGCACTTCATCATATAGTCATATTCCTAGTCGTGTAGTCGGTGAGGTGCAAGTTACCTTTGATTATGTTGTCAGTAGTCTCTCTTGCTTGTCTCTCTCCGTTTGAATCTTTAGATTTTGAATCTGTTGTTGTGATGATATTACTGATTAGTAAATAATTACCGCACTAGTCATATTCCTAGTAGTGTAGTCGGTGAGGTGCAAGTTACCTTTGATTATGTTGCCAGTAGTCTCTCTTGCTTGTCTCTCTTCGTTTGAATCTTTAGATTTTGAATCTGTTGTTGTGATGATATTACTGATCAGTAAATAATTACCGCATTTCATCTTCTAGCCTGTGATTACAGAAAAGGGAAATGGGTTATAGATGATAGGCGACCTTTGTATTCCGGGCATGGTTGTAAGCAGTGGCTAGCACCAATGTGGGCTTGTCGTATGATGCAGCGTCAAGATTTTGCCTTTGAGAAGCTAAGATGGCAACCAAAAGACTGTGAAATGGAAGAATTTGAAGGGTCGAAGTTCTTAAAAAGGTAATAATAtctttggatttggatttttttccctttttattttattgttgcaTGGTTATGACTCTTCAGTCAGTATTCCGGCTCAAACTTCGTCAGAAGACAATTCATCTGTTCTGAAGTTCTAAAGCTTGGGTTTCATAAAGTTAGCATTTAGCTTTCACCTTCATAGATGCACTCTCTTCTCTTTCCTGAAGTTTTTGGTCTATTACTTGTTTACAAGTGGTCAGTGGGCTCTATTCCGTATTTGAATATAACCGATATCTATTCAACATCATTACAGGATGAAAGACAAAACTCTAGCTTTTGTTGGAGATTCATTAGGTAGGCAGCAGTTTCAGTCTCTAATGTGCATGATCACAGCCGGTAAGAATAGCCCAGATGTCCTCGATGTCGGCAAGGATTATGGACTTGTCATACCACCTGGTGGTAAACGTCCTAACGGTTGGGCTTATCGGTTTCCTAGCACTAACACTACTGTCCTTTACTATTGGTCTTCAACCCTCTGTGATTTGGAACCTCTCAATATCCTGAACCCACAAACAGAATACGCAATGCATCTTGATCGACCTCCTGCATTTTTACGTGACTTTCTCGACAGAATTGATGTCTTGGTTCTAAACTCGGGGCATCACTGGAATCGAGGGAAACTTAAGGCTAACAAGTGGATCATGTATGTCGGGGGCGAACCCAACACCAACAGGAGGATAGCCGATATGGGAAGTGCCAAGAACTTCACGATCCACAGCACTCTTAAATGGCTAAACTCTCAACTCCCGAAACATCCTCATCTAAAAGCCTTTTATCGGAGCATCTCCCCTAGGCACTTCGTAAATGGGGACTGGAACAGCGGAGGGAGCTGTAACAACACTATTCCAATGTCCATCGGTAAAGAAGTATTACAAGAAGAGTCTACTGATCAAAGTGCTGCCAATGCTGTGAGGGGTACAAGGATTGCACTTCTCGACATAACAGCATTGTCTCAGGTAAGAGACGAGGGTCACATATCTCGGTTCAGTCTTACGGCATCACCCGGTGTCCAAGACTGCTTACATTGGTGTTTGCCCGGTGTACCCGACACATGGAACGAGATCCTCTTTGCactaatttagtcccgaattgttttgTTGCCGAACGAAGAATTCTTGTAGTGTGCTCTGCGAGACAATTGTATTATACTTTCAACGGCATCGTTTTAACGGCATCTCGATGTTGGATCTTCGGCTCATTCTTTGTGTTATAGAACCCACATAAATTCGGTGGTTAGTATACTTAGAAGTAGATGGCAGTTTCTATAGATCATTTAGCTTAGTGTGGCATTACGTCTTACATTTTTACACTCTGTGAACATTGCTGGAGGAAGTTGCTGAAGAAGAAAGTCGGCCCGAAAATGAGTACAATTTGCAGCTACCGATGAAGGAAAAAAATTTCTTACAAGGGGAAAATTCTGGAAAACACAATAGATGTGAGAATATTGGAATTTGGAGAATATATGAAATTCCAAACATTGTTTTTCTAGGTCGAATTATGTTGTCTTtgtattatattcaatttaaggattgttatataatttaatttgatataatttggtgTTATTGTTGTTGGTTAAATTAGATTATGctatattttcaataaataaatttaaactcaAATGTATCAGTATGGTTATATGTTACGTGTCGTTATTTAATTTCTTGttaatcatattaatttttaatagtaaaaataaataaataaaatttaatttaatttttaatttaatgtataaaaataaaatttaatttaatttttaatttaatgtataaaaattaatttattattttttaatagaagaaGTAAAACACAATtccaaattaatctaattaattgCATATTTAATTGTGTTCCACTGTTGCTCTACTTTTCCCCGTAAGTTGTGCAACTTGAAACCCATCTTTGACAAAGAGGACACATCCGGTTACATCAACGTGATGTCggaagaaattttatattttttgaaaaggaaatttacatattttcatatctttttcttcttgttgcaattaatatattaataatatgattattaaattttaataaaattatcttgttGCAAGTATggatttcgtcctcaaaaatgaaaaaaatattattatacaaatctcttaaaatgtttaaattgtaaattcATATATAGTTAAATCATACCTAGGTCTCTCAAAACTGAAAACAATTCTATTaaatcatttcaaaaaaaattataaattaatatatgataaaattatattttaaatatttaaaaatttataattcaatttcggcctctttaaaaaaaattctgaattACCCCTAGTTAAGAACGATGAAAAATTGGATAGTTCTAATATTTTTGTAGattgatataaattttttaaGCGGAAGATTTTGTGCTTTTAAGTACATTCAAACCAATATTGTTTAAATTGAGTCGGTTGGTTGAGCCGAGAATTGACTGTGATATTGGTTCCAAAAGAGTTAGATTGGTTCACTTGTGAACCGGTCAAAGTTAGTCGAAACAATTGTTGaactaattttctttattttgaaatattttttttataatttttattaaaatttttaattaaatcagtCAAACCAATCGATCAAAAACTAATGATTTGATCGATTTCATCATCCACTCCATTCATTCAAACTCACAATCTCTAGATTGTTACAAATAGGAGAAGAGCGAAAGAGGAGTCAAAGGGGGCCTAGAgctcataaaaatatgaaaaatcttcATTAAGcccttcaaaaattttgaaatttttacttaAGATcgcaatttttttgaaatttttaattaagccctacaaatattttgaaacttttaattAAACCCTTTAGaattccaaaaattttattaatttcctcaaaaaaatttaaatattaattagacaaattcttttttgaaaattttaatcaaaaCCTCCAAAATTTAGTATCACGTTTCACCACTAGTTATAATAGCAACAAGCTCAGATTCAATcgaaaaaattattcaaattttgaacccaaattttaatatcaatgaAAACTTGCATATCAATGACTCAATTGACAACTTCATACATGTTTAGTGGGgcactaatttaatatttttcttagaTTAAATTCAATCTCTATTAAATTTGAGCATATTAAATGggattagaaaagaaaattagtGGGCAAGTAGTGGATTTTATCTTCAAATCCTCAAATCTTTTAATATGGTCCATGCCTTTGGGGTTCCAACTTCATCAATTATTACCCTAAAAGTAGTGGATAAGGTTAAGTAGACTTTGATTGAACATCAACTCAACTATTATctatttttaccaaaattaacctttggTATCTTATCTCAAGAAATCTCTTTGTGGATTCACTTTGTGGTTGGTTTGGTAATTTTAGAAAGGTAATTTAATGGCTTTTTCCTATaaaaatgacttgaaattttttattaattataaaaaaatctacttttttttattatgtatgtaaataacttaaaatgaatAGTGAAAATGGGTGAAACTAAAGAGACTGGCATCGCCCACTTCCCATGTTAGCTGGTCATTGAATactagaattaaaaaaattatttttagaatgCTGTCAATTTATTTGTTGTCATTTGCATAAATATTATCTCcgatatcaatatt
The Gossypium hirsutum isolate 1008001.06 chromosome A07, Gossypium_hirsutum_v2.1, whole genome shotgun sequence genome window above contains:
- the LOC107929843 gene encoding methylthioribose-1-phosphate isomerase isoform X1 — encoded protein: MVVRGVPAIAIAAAFSLAVEVANFKDFNGTSEEAASFIELKLEYLVSSRPTAVNLSDAAKKLIEITSNVASTSTMPESVFQAYIEAAEIMLDDDVASNKAIGSYGSRFLWDQQKIVPRFSVLTHCNTGSLATAGYGTALGVIRALHAEGVLERAYCTETRPFNQGSRLTAFELVHDKIPATLIADSAAAALMKESRVSAVIVGADRVAANGDTAYKIGTYSLALCAMHHHIPFYVAAPLTSIDLYLSSGEEIVIEERSAKELLHSQGGLGEQVAASGILVWNPAFDVTPAYLITGIITEKGVITKNNDAFNIKDFVEKAAGKSTA
- the LOC107929843 gene encoding methylthioribose-1-phosphate isomerase isoform X2 — protein: MVVRGVPAIAIAAAFSLAVEVANFKDFNGTSEEAASFIELKLEYLVSSRPTAVNLSDAAKKLIEITSNVASTSTMPESVFQAYIEAAEIMLDDDVASNKAIGSYGSRFLWDQQKIVPRFSVLTHCNTGSLATAGYGTALGVIRALHAEGVLERAYCTETRPFNQGSRLTAFELVHDKIPATLIADSAAAALMKESRVSAVIVGADRVAANGDTAYKIGTYSLALCAMHHHIPFYVAAPLTSIDLYLSSGEEIVIEERSAKELLHSQGGLGEQVAASGILVWNPAFDVTPAYLITGCHY